Within Actinomycetota bacterium, the genomic segment CGCATCGTCTGGAGGATCGCTGCGAACGCGCCGTCGCCGGCCGCGGCGCGCCTGGGCGACCGATCGGCGCCGGCGACGGGGACGACGGCGAACCCTCGTTCGACCCCCGCGATCACGAGGGCTCGGCCGGGGCCGAGATCCAGCTGATCGAGCGGCTCAGCCCCGGGCTCGGACGTGGTCGTCTCGCGCCGGCGCGGCGGGAGCAGCTCGTGCCTCGGCGCCGCGCGCAGCCACGACGCCACCGCGGTGCGACCGCCGTTCACCTCCGCCGCCGACATGCCGGCGAGCTTACCTGCCGCGACCGTCCTCACCTGCAGGAACGCCTGTGCCGGAAGTGAAGCCAGTCTTGACCCGCGGTCGGGGCGACGCTGGACCACCTCCCAGAACGCGGGTACGGTCCCGGGCGATCTCTGGACGAAAGGCATGCCCACCATGGCCGGCCGCACGATCCGCCATATCGAGCACACGCGACGCATCGACATCCTGAGCGAGCAGGAGCTCGAGGACATCCGTGAGGCGAGCCTCGAGGTACTCGGTCGGACCGGCATCGAGGTGCGATCCGAGCGGATGCTGAAGGAACTCGGCAAGGCCGGCGCCGTGATCGACGAGTCGATCGGGCGGGCACGCTTCCCCAGAGACGTGTCGCTCGGCGCGCTCGCCCAGGTGCCGCTCAACCTGCCGCTGTCCTCACGCGAGCCCGGGCTCGATCTCACGCTCGATGGCACGCGGGGTTACCTGGGGGTCGACGGTAACGCCGCCGAGGTGCTCGACCTCGAGACCGACGAGCGCCGAGCCTCGAACAAGAGCGACTGCGAGACGGCCACGCGGATCGGCGACGCCCTGCCGCAGGTCGGCTACATCTGGCAGCCGGCATCGGCGCGCGAGTTCCCGGTGCCGATCGAGCCGCTGAACAACTTCCAGGCCAACCTGCACAACACCGGCAAGCACGTCTGCATGATGACGGCGGTCACGCCCGAGCAGGCCCGCGCGGTCGTCGAGATGGCCACGATCGCGGCCGGCGGCGAGATCGACCTGCGTGAACGTCCGATCGTGAGCGCGTTCCAGTGTTCGGTGTCCCCGCTCGTCTACGACGGCGGGCCGCTCGAGGCGGCGGTCGAGTTCGCGAACGCCGGCGTGCCGTGCGGGTTCATGGTGATGCCGATCCTCGCCGCGACGGCGCCGATCAGCCGGGCCGGCACGCTCGTGATCTCCAACGCCGAGGTGCTCGCCGGCGTGATCTCGTTGCAGCTGCTCGCCCCGGGCGCCCGCACGTTCTTCGGGTCGTGCGCGACCACGATGGACATGCGATCGGGCGCCGCGCTCTGCGGTGGTCCCGAGGACCTCGTCTTCCAGATGGGCAACGCGCAGCTCGCGCGCAGCTACGGGCTGAAGTCGATGATCGGCACGTTCGCGAGTGGCTCGAAGTCCGCGGACTGGCAGGCCGGGGCCGAGAACGCGCTGAGCGGTTTCGCGAGCTGGATCTCCGGTGTCGACCTGTTCTCCGGCGCTGGCCTGCTCTACGCTGCCCGCGTGTTCAGCCACGCCCAGCTCGTGCTCGACGCCGAGCTGTTCGATCTCGTCGCCTCGACGGCCGAAGGGGTGCGGTCGACCGCCCCCGAGGAGCTCGCCGTCGAGGTGATCGACGCGGTCGGGCCGGGGCAGCACTTCCTCGATCAGGAGCACACGCTCGAGCGCATGCACGACGTCTGGCCCTCGAAGTACTTCAGCCGCAACTCCTGGGAGGAGTGGGAGGCAGAGGGTCGCCCGGTCCCGAAGCAGAAGGCGACCGACGAGGCGAAGCGCCTGATCGCCGAGCACGAGGCCCACCCACTGCCCGACGGCGCTGCCGATGCGATCCAGAAGGTGATCGACGACTTCGAGGAGGAGCACGTCCGGTAGGGCCCCGTTATCGGCGCTGCGCGGGCCTGGGATAGCCTCGCGGCGCGCTTCCCCGCAACCCGAAAGGAACGACGATGTCCGAGGAACTGCTCGAGATCCTGCGGGTGAACCTGATGGGCGCGAAGAAGGAACCCGCGCTCGAGGCCACCCAGATGCTGGTCGACCAGGGAGTCGACCCCGTGATCATCCTGGAACAGGGCATGGCCGCGGCCATGTTCGAGCTGGGAGAGCGCTGGAAGCGCGGCGAGGTGTTCCTGCCCGAGGTCGTCGCCTCGGCCACGCTGTTCAAGAGGTGCAACGAGATCGTGGAGCCTGCGCTGCTCGCGAAGGGTGGCGCGAGGAAGGGCGAGCTCGTGGTGACCGCCACGGTGAAGGGCGACCTGCACGACCTCGGCAAGAACATGGTCGGGGCGATGCTGAAGACCGTGGGCTTCGAGGTGCACGACCTCGGCAAGGACGTGCCCACCGAGAAGATCATCGATGCGGTGAAGGAGCTGAGCCCCGCGATCGTCGGCCTGTCGGCCCTGCTCACCACGACGGTCCCGCAGCAGAAGGTCGTGATCGAGGCGCTCGAGGCCGAGGGTCTGCGTGACACGGTCAAGGTCATGGTCGGGGGCGCCCCGGTCACCGAGGAGTGGGCCACTTCGATCGGCGCCGACGGGTTCGCCCCCGACGCCCCCGAGGCCGTGCAGAAGGCGCTCGAGCTGGTGGGCCGCGGCGCCAACGAGGCGGAGGCTGTGCTCGGCGGCGTCTGACGATCGACGCCGCTCCGCTCCGATCCGCAGGCGATGCCCGTAGGATGGGTCGGTCCGTCGACCATCGGTGATCCCAAGGAGGCCCCCCGTGTTCGAGCGTGGCTCGGTCCGCGCCCGACGAAGGTTCACATCGCTCGTCGTCGTCGCCGTCGCAGCGTGCCTGGTCCCGCAGACGGCGATGCAGTCGTCCGCGGCGCCGGCACGCCCCGGGCTCCGGCCCGCGACTCCGGAGCTGATCGAGCGAGCGGTTCGTCGCGGTGAGCTCTCCGAGGCCCGGGGGGCCTTGTATCTGACATGGGCGTTCACCGCCCCGTCGAGGCTGCCCGAGGCCTACGTGAGCGAGACCCCCTGGTCTGGCACCCTGCCGTTGCTCCGGCTTCGAGAGCGCCTCCTGGCGCTGGGCGATGCGCCGGCCGCCGTCGCGGCTCGCATCGAGCTCCGCGGTCGCACGTTCGCCTGCCCGGGCACGAGCGGATCGCTCCCACAGACGAAGTCGACCTCGCACTTCTACGTCCAGTACCGGGCTTCGGCCTTGCAGGCGCTGTCGATCGGGCAGTACGCGACCGCCCTCGAGACCACGTGGAAGACCGAGATCGGCAGGTTCGGGTGGGCGAAGCCGCCGCCGGACCCGGTCAGCTACCCGCCGGGCCGGCGCTACCCGGTGCGGATCGAGAACCTCGGCACCGGGCTGTACGGCTACGTCGCCGGCACACGCCTAGCGCACGACAACCCCTCGACCCCATGGAACGACCGGGACGCGGTCGCCACATGCATGGTGCTGAACCGGAACTTCGGACCGTTCCCCGGCACGCCGCTCGACGCCCTGCGTGCGACCGCCGCCCACGAGTTCAACCACTCGATCCAGTTCGGCTACGGTGCCCTCGCGGGCGCTGTTAGAGCGAGCGACGTCATGGTGGAGGGCCTGGCCACCCAGATGGAAGACGAGGTCTTCGACTCCTCGAACGACAGCTACTACTACCTCTGGCCGGATCTCGCCACCCCGATGGGTCGCTACACCAAGTCGCCCTACCCGTACTGGGTAGTGTTCCGGGCCATGGCCGAACGCTTCGGCTCTGGCGAGCGCAACGGCTCGGAGGCCGTCTACCAGGCCTTCTGGGAACAGATCGGCAAGGGCAACGCGACCAACCTCGCCGCGCTCGCCAAGGCGTTCAAGAGCGAGCACACGACCCTCGCCGAGTCGTACCACGGCGCCGCGATCGCACTGCGGTTCCTGGCCGACTGTTCACCCACGCCGCGGAAGTACTGCCTCGACGAGGGGCCGGCCTACGAGGTGACTGCGGGTCCCAACGACGACCACGCGACCCTCGGTGCCGCCCCGGACTCGCTCTCGCGGACGATCCCGAACGACTTCGCGCTGAACTGGATCGGCTTGCCCACGGCCGCGGGGACCGACCTCACGGTCACCCACGACCGCGGCAAGGGCGTGTTGCGGGTGGGCGTCGCCTGCCTGGCCGGCGATGCGGTCTCGGTCAGACCGATCGGCACGGCCACGAGGAGCGATGCCGCCGCCAGATCCGGCCTCGATCTGTCAGGGTGCGACGCCGCGAGCGCGGTGATCTCGAACGTGAAGATGACCGCCGCGACGCCGACGTCGATCACGCGGACCGACTACACGATCGCGACCGGGTAGACGTCTCGGTCAGGCCGTGCCGATCGGGTCGCTGGAGAGGTCACCGCGCACCGGTCCGAGGGGTTCGCCGAGCTTCGACGCGACCCGGTCGAGCCTCGCGACGTACACATAGATCTCGTCTCGCAGACGCTTCGCGCGGTCGCTGAGGCCGTGCAGGTCGGCGAGCTTCCAGTGCTTGTCGAGGATCGGCCGCAGCACTTGGTCGTGATGGATGCGCAGGTTGTAGATGCCGGCCTGCGCCATCGCCTTGGCCTTCTCGCGGAAGCCCGGGATGCCCGCGCCGGGCATCGCGAAGTTCGTGATCTGGCGGTGCATCGCCTCGACCATCGCGTCCGGGTCGAGCTCGATCGCGCTCACCGCCATGTCGCGGTAGAAGACGTAGTGCAGGTTCTCGTCGGTGGCGACGCGCGAGCACAGCTTCTCGGCCGACCCGTCGTCGGTGCTCGCACCGGTGTTGCGGTGGGAGATGCGGGTCGCGAGCTCCTGGATCGTGGTGAATACGACCCCGTCGAGCGGCCCCTGTTCGGCGAACTCCGGATACCAGCCGCGGAGCGCCTGATCCATGCGTCCCTGTTCGAGCAGCGTGGGGTCGACGCCACGCGTAACCGTGAGGTAGTCGCGCAGCACGATCGCGTGACGGCCCTCCTCGGCCGTCCAGCGTCGGACCCACTCTCCCCAGGCCTCCTCGTCGCCGAACGTGCGCCAGAGGCTGAGGTGGTAGTAGGGAAGGTTGTCCTCCGTGAGCAGGTTGACCTCGAGAGCCGTCTGCGCCACGTCGGGGAGCCGTGAGTCGGCGGCCTGCCAGGGCTCCTTGATGAAGTTGCGGCCCTCTTCATAGGGCACGTAGTCGTGCGGCATCCACTCCGAGGTGGTGGCCACGTGGCGGTCGAGAGCGGAGCCCACCTGGGGCATCAGCTCGTGCAGGATCGCCTCGTTGGACATGCGGGGTGCGCCCGCTCCGTTCGCTGACGTCATGTGCTCACTCCTCGGATCGGTTCCGGTACGTCGGCCCGTCGGTGCTGCATAGCTCTTTGCATAGGTTCAGCACCAGAACCTCTGCACCGCTCTGACACGCTGGGGTGTATCGCTCAAAGAGCGGTGTGGCGGATCACCTCCAAGGGTACCGCGTGCACCGGCCGGTCCGCCGGAAAGCATCCGACGCTCGGTCAGGCGCGAAGACGTGATCGGCGGTCGGATCACCCCGGCGGCCGGGACGACATGGATGAGGAGTCGTACGTGAAGATCGCCGTGATCGGCAGTGGTATCTCGGGACTGGGCGCCGCCTGGGCCCTCTCCCGTCACCACGCGGTGACGGTGTTCGAAGCCGAGGATCGTCTCGGGGGCCACGCAAACACCGTGGAGATCGAGGACCGTGGACGCCTCGTGCCCGTCGACACCGGTTTCATCGTCTACAACGAGCGCAATTACCCGAACCTCGTGCGCCTGTTCGAGGCGACCGGCGTGGCGACCGAGCCCAGTGACATGTCGTTCTCGGTCTCGGCCGACCGCGGCGCGTTCGAGTACCGCGCTCGTGCGCTCGGGCTGCTGGCGCAGCCGTCGAACCTGTTGCGCCCGTCCTACCGGCGGATGGCCCGTGAGATCGTGCGGTTCAG encodes:
- a CDS encoding trimethylamine methyltransferase family protein, translating into MPTMAGRTIRHIEHTRRIDILSEQELEDIREASLEVLGRTGIEVRSERMLKELGKAGAVIDESIGRARFPRDVSLGALAQVPLNLPLSSREPGLDLTLDGTRGYLGVDGNAAEVLDLETDERRASNKSDCETATRIGDALPQVGYIWQPASAREFPVPIEPLNNFQANLHNTGKHVCMMTAVTPEQARAVVEMATIAAGGEIDLRERPIVSAFQCSVSPLVYDGGPLEAAVEFANAGVPCGFMVMPILAATAPISRAGTLVISNAEVLAGVISLQLLAPGARTFFGSCATTMDMRSGAALCGGPEDLVFQMGNAQLARSYGLKSMIGTFASGSKSADWQAGAENALSGFASWISGVDLFSGAGLLYAARVFSHAQLVLDAELFDLVASTAEGVRSTAPEELAVEVIDAVGPGQHFLDQEHTLERMHDVWPSKYFSRNSWEEWEAEGRPVPKQKATDEAKRLIAEHEAHPLPDGAADAIQKVIDDFEEEHVR
- a CDS encoding B12-binding domain-containing protein; translated protein: MSEELLEILRVNLMGAKKEPALEATQMLVDQGVDPVIILEQGMAAAMFELGERWKRGEVFLPEVVASATLFKRCNEIVEPALLAKGGARKGELVVTATVKGDLHDLGKNMVGAMLKTVGFEVHDLGKDVPTEKIIDAVKELSPAIVGLSALLTTTVPQQKVVIEALEAEGLRDTVKVMVGGAPVTEEWATSIGADGFAPDAPEAVQKALELVGRGANEAEAVLGGV
- a CDS encoding acyl-ACP desaturase — translated: MTSANGAGAPRMSNEAILHELMPQVGSALDRHVATTSEWMPHDYVPYEEGRNFIKEPWQAADSRLPDVAQTALEVNLLTEDNLPYYHLSLWRTFGDEEAWGEWVRRWTAEEGRHAIVLRDYLTVTRGVDPTLLEQGRMDQALRGWYPEFAEQGPLDGVVFTTIQELATRISHRNTGASTDDGSAEKLCSRVATDENLHYVFYRDMAVSAIELDPDAMVEAMHRQITNFAMPGAGIPGFREKAKAMAQAGIYNLRIHHDQVLRPILDKHWKLADLHGLSDRAKRLRDEIYVYVARLDRVASKLGEPLGPVRGDLSSDPIGTA